CTTCGTTCCCGCTTTCTTCTTTGGAATGCCTCTCAGATTTAGGATCGTGTTTaaagttgcaatttttttttttggttttcatttattcttttgatTGCGATGTGGCTGAAAAATTGCTCCTTCGTTTTAAAAGTTATACTTAGGGTGATTACTGATTTCTGTTTGACCCACAAGTAAAAAAACCATTGAGTTCTTTGCACTTCGccttctttcaaaattaaactcaTAATTGTCCAGTAgatgatatttatttatgttttatctttCTGCGGTTGCGAACTCGGTATTAACATTGATGCTTAGACGGTTTATTCTGCAATTTCAGTTTTATGTTTGTCGTCTCAGTAACAAACAACCAAAATATAGTGACTGCTAAAACATGGCATACAGGACACTTTTTTGTAGATTGTTTGTTATGTCACGTAGGAAAGAAAGAGTTTGAACAATCAAACACAGATGAAATGAAAGTAATAAATTAATTCCACGAATCTAAGGTGCCTAGTATTTGTATATGAGCAAAACTGAGCACTTGAAGCTCTGACTGTACTTGCGAAGTAGAGATAGAGGCAAATTAAATCTTACGCttgactttttaaaaatatgaagtctgtgtttgttttttctaGTCCTTTTTTAGCCTGAATAGTTGCTTTCCCTCTATCAGATCTATTCGTAATCAGTTTTGAAGTTTACCAATTTACTTTTTAGTAGAGATTTTTATGTTATAAGATGATGAAGTATTAGGGTAAAGTTTGAGTTTGGTCATTTTTAGCGGGTCAAGTTCAAATAGATTACAGATAGctcaattattttaagtttctaCTGTTCCAAATCCCAAGACTATCAACCATACATGAACCATAGTTTTACATATTAATCTGTGATTGTTTAAAGCTTCTAAGGTATATTGTGCTATTTAGACTAGCCTGGCATggtaaaacttatttataattgtattgTGCTTTTTTCCTAGAAGAAGATCTAGTTTTACCAAATTTATGTTTCGTGCTCATGCTCTGTAAGCTGCATATATGATTTATGACGTTGAATGCCATagtttgtcaaaaaaaaaaaaaaaaaacagcttttgtaatcatttttctctgtcatttAAAGGTCATTTATTCATTATTCAATCTGAAGTGGAGGCGTTTTTATTCCTGCAGGTCAGCATGACACTGAATATATCCGCAGATTTGCAGTCCCTTTTCACGTGGAACACAAAACAGGTTTCtatctttaatttgaaattttcattataattaatttttgtctttCTCCCTTTGACTCTGAAAATTATTGATGTTCTTCGTAGGACAGTgaagaatgaaataaatttcttttggGGAAAAGTGACTATTTCATGAAATAAGCTAAAACAAATGTGTTTATTTGCGCTTTGATATCTTCCAACATATCTTGTTTCATGTCGCggaatattaatttatattctttccgattgctttttctttttgtctgtTCAAGTTGCTTAATGACACATCCATGAGATCCTTATTTCCAATCAATTATTCTAGATAAACTGTGTCAAGGCTACAAATTTCGGTGCTGTCCAGTGATTtaattctgttatttttgtATGGTTGcaggtttttgtttttctagcTGCTGAGTATGAAACACCGAAGCATTCCTTGAATCAGGTTTGAATTGTTTGGTTTGTTTGAATCTACATCtgaaatataatcatttaaattgtAAGTTTTCCGGcttgtatttataaaagaaagaataaaagcaAGCCATGAAGGATCTTGAATTTTTATTAGTGAGGCGGTGGCTTCAGAATTTGTTTATACTAATCATATCACTCTGATAGCTGCGGCTTTGCATATTATGCTGCATCTCTGCCATCTTTGGTATGTGTTGTGTCATGTATGTTGCATAGGTTCTTGAAATGCCATTTTGCAGATATCTCTATGGGTTGGTGTCATTCACTCTAAAGAGCAGGGGAAGTTTTGAATTCACACATAAAATGGCTATTCTGTTTTACTGATATATGTTTTCTAGTCAGTTTTTTTAATACTATTCATATCACCCAGATGGCCGTGGCTTTGCATATTATGGTGCATATCTGCCATCCTGGTGTCGTGCATGCATGTTACTAAGGTTCTTAATTTGCCATTTTACAGATATCCCTATGGGATGGTATCATTCCCTCTAAAGAGCATGCGAAGTTTTGGATTCACACATCAAATAAGTACCGATTTATTGACCAGGTATGCAACTCTAGAATGATGTTTTTCATTGGTATGATTTGCTTCCGGTTTCTTTAGGACTTAACTTTTCTATTATTTCATGTCCAGGGAAGCAATTTGCGTGGCAAAGAATATAACCTTACCATGCATTGGCATGTTATGCCAAAGACTGGCAAAATGTCTGCAGATAAAATAGTCATGTCGGGTTACCGATTGCCTGCGGAGTATAGATGATGCCTTgtcatattattttctttttttgttgtaaCGTTAAACCCTTTTTTATGACGGATATAGAATGTTAGTTCAAAGAACTAGAATGAGGAAGGGAATTTGTACTTTGGAAAGTGAAATCAATTGCGCTTGAATGAACACTGAAACATCCCAAGTTTGCTTTGTGGTCTTCAATTGTCTCTTGCATTGGTCTGAACCATTTTCATttctccaagaaaaaaaaaaaactatgctACAGACAGCCAATGTATATCCTAGAGCTTGTCAGCTTAATTTCCACGTTGGTATAGTGATCGCATTTGTATATCCTAGAGCTTGTCAGCTTAATTTCCACGTTGGTATAGTGATCGCATTAGTGATCACTTGGTGCAGATTCAGAGTGCCTAGGTTTTGGGGATTCTGTCTGGTAGGCATCTATGCTGCTTTTACGGCAGCAAGTTTAGGAATAGCCATGTTCTCagggtgattttttttaggTAGATCTATGATTTATATTCATACTCAAACTCAACCATAACCTAAATCCTCATAGATTTTTCAcctatttttttactttttttcatttaatccAAATAATCATAAATGTTTAGAATTTCTCAATTAATGATACGCCCTTTTCTCtcaaatataatatactattaTTAACTATAAAAACACACACGTATGCATTCAGTATAAATGCATttgaatgtaataaaatttaaatattaaaaagataatttttaatttttgaataaacttatgttaagtgttactataaatttttatatctctggcactttttcaaattcatcaaaatttatcattatttaaaattttgttaaaataaaataaaatttttaatttgaatttcataatgTTTTCTTTCACTAGTTCTTTTCGAATGTATAGGCATTACCAAATAtctaattatatgaaaataagaCAATTCtttcattacaaaaatataagttacttttaatttgataatCACCATCTTATACTCTTTACAAAGTCATTTTTTTTGGCATGATTTTGGAAACTTTATTTTATGTCTTTATACAgcctattaaaattttaaaaattttaataaattcaatagtattagttaatttcttttaacaattataaatgaaaaaaaaaattatatgaccCACTTGGGCAAATAAGTTGGAAGATATAAATTTATGCAAGTTTGAAAAGAAGAATGTCTTATTTGGATTGGGGAATATGAAAAGGGTAAATTGGTCATCGTAAGAATATTGAAAACAATCGCAACAATATAAGAGTTAGGTCTCATAATGTTAGTCAACATCGATTTTTTGCACTTAGTTGTCTGAGGTCAGTTCCGAACATGAACATGGATAATAAGTAACAACTCTTGATAAACAGGTACAAATCTCCATGATGTGATTTTGTTCATGATTCTGCATTTGTTTAAGTTTAATGTAGTGTGGTGTTCATGGCTTTGTCTATAGgttgttatattttttggaGATTTTTTATTGGACACCCATAAACGGCAGCTCCTCTGTTGATGGCTAGATAGAGGTTCGGCCGGGTGTTGGGAGGCTTGGTTTACGAATAAgaagaaataacataataaattattaaaaaaattacatgttctttttataaattttcataaagcacacagaaataattaattttaaaattacattgcataatataaagatgtaaactgtaaatttaatattcataaagcacaaagaaataatgaatttttattttatttttcattagtattttccgtgaaaaaaaaaattaaactaaacaaGGGTTTGGTATAAGTAGCACCCACTCCATCTACATAGAGACCTTTAGGCTTTTGATTCTCCAATTATTCTCTGCTATTCGCTCCTTCAATCAATCAAAACCTAACACGCTTCTTACAGGTTTTGTTATCATCATCCAAATTCATTAACTcatttatttgcattttttaacTAAACTTAATTTGTTTCTTAGCATTGCAATCAATCATACTTAATACTAAGGATTTTGCACTGCAAAAGCAATTAGGGAGAACCACAAAGTGGAAATGAagcgatttttttttttcttttttacattttacaatTTTTGGCGTTTGATATTTGTTATGTTCAGGTTTTGTAGTAGTGTGTGGTGTATGGCCTACAGTGGTGTGGTGAATTTGTTGTTGGCCCTTGCGGTTTGGTGTACTGCTTACATTACTGTTGCAGTTCTCGCTTCCTTTCGAGCATTCAATTACTTCTGTACTGTCTGAAACCTCCTTGCTGTTTCATAAGCTTACCATGGGTTATGCACAGCTTGTGATAGGTCCCGCTGGTAGTGGCAAGGTAATTCTATTGCTTTCACAGAATTTTTTCAGTTAAACCACATACCAAGGATTTAAATTTGCTATTTAACAAAAATGCAATTATCTGTGTGTCCTGCTTTTTGTACAATCAGTCTACCTATTGCTCGAGTTGGCACCACAACAACCCCTAATATTACAAGGCCATGGTCAGATTGTTCTTGAGCATAGTTGGGGATGATAAACCAAAATTTCATACTCTCTCTGTTAGCAAAATGCAAGAGTATAAGTGAATTGAAAAAACTGCATGGTTTAATAGTCACAACCCCAACTATTAAGTGCATAGTCCCCTTGAGCAAGCTTATTGACTTCTGTGTAGATTCAGAATTTGGGGACATCAATTATGCAAACTTGGTATTTCGCCAAATTGATACCCCTAGCGTTTACATTTGGAACTCTATGATACGAGGCTTCGTTAACAGTCACAATCCAAGAATGTCTATGCTTGTGTATAGACAAATGATAGAAGATGGGTATTCCCCCAATCACTTTACTTTCCCATTTGCACTCAAAGCATGTTGTCTAATTGCCGATCAAGATTGTGGAAAATGCATTCATAGCTGCATAGTGAAATCCGGGTTTGAAGATAATGCCTATGTTGCTACTGGATTACTCCAAATGTATGCGTCATGTGCAGATATGAAGTCAGGACTGCAAGTATTTGATAATATTCCCAAGTCGAATGTGGTTGCTTGGACTTGTTTGATTGCTGGGTTTGTGAACAATAATCAACCATGTGAAGCTTTGAAGGTGTTTGAAGACATGAGCCATTGGGGTGTCGAGCCTAATGAAATAACTATGGTGAATGCTTTGGTTGCCTGTGCTCTTAGCAGAGACGTTGACAGTGGACGTCGGATCCACCAGCGCATTCGTAAGGCTGGTTATGATCCCTTTGTGTCCACACCTAATAGTAATATCATTCTTGCAACTGCAATTCTTGATATGTATGCCAAATGTGGTTGCTTGAAGATAGCAAGAGAACTGTTCAACAAAATGCCCAAGAGAAACATTGTAGCTTGGAACAGTATGATTAATGCCTACAATCAGTATGAGAGGCATCAGGAGGCGCTAGATCTCTTTTTTGATATGTGGACTTGTGGCTTTTATCCTGATAAGGCTACCTTTCTAAGTGTTTTGAGTGTTTGTGCCCATCTGTGTGCTCTAGCATTGGGACAAGCTGTTCACGCTTATCTATTAAAAACTAACATTATTGCAACAGACATTGCCCTTGATACTGCTCTTCTTGACATGTATGCCAAGACTGGTGAGTTAGGAGGTGCACAGAAGATTTTTAGCAGTTTGCAGCATAAGGATGTGGTGATCTGGACTAGCATGATCAATGGTTTAGCCATGCATGGTCGTGGAAATGAAGCATTGAGTATGTTTCAAATAATGCAAAAGGATAGTTCTCTAGTTCCTGATCACATCACTTACCTAGGAGTTTTATTTGCATGTAGTCATGTTGGACTCGTTAAAGAGGCTCAAAAACATTTTAGACAAATGACAGAAATGTACGGTATAGTGCCAGAAAGAGAGCATTATGTGTGCATGGTTGATCTTTTGAGTCGGGCTGGTCATTTCATAGAAGCAGAAAGATTATTGGGGACAATGCCCGTAAAACCAAATACTGCCATATGGGGTGCTCTTTTAAATGGCTGCCAGATTCATGAAAACTTGTCTGTTGCTAATCAAGTGAAACCACAACTAACAGGGCGGGAACCTGGTCAAAGTGGGGTTCATGTTCTTCTATCTAATATATATGCAACAGCTGGCATGTGGGAAGAGGTAAACGTGACTAGAAAAGTTATGAAGCATAGAAGGATCACAAAGACAATTGGTCACAGTTCGCTTGAAATTATATAAGTTTGTATAATTTGTACAAGTGTATGAAACATATCAAATAGATGTGATTCAGAATCCAGAGTGGTAAAATTTTGtacattaaatttcattttttgtgtGGTCACTCTGCCATAATACTGCCACACATGATTCGTTTCCTGTTTATTGACTTTTTTCTTGAATCCATTTATATTCAAGCACTCAAACTTTTGATTGCCCTGGTATTCACGCTCTCTTCTCTATCTTtttggttattttcttttttagtagCGGAAGTTTGATGTTTGAAGTTTTTGGAGGATATTGTGATTATAAGGTGGTgataatattgttataattacaAAATGCAATAACATATATGGAAGGCCAGAAATCAGAAGGGGTGGTATAATGAACtactttaattttgttctttggTAGTATGGCCAATTTGTAATGTTGAAGTCTATTTGTCGGTTGTTTATCATGATTTTTGGTTGGCTTGACAAGTTGTGATAAATCAGCTTTACCTTGTAATATGTTTTGCAGGTCAGATAGAACTTTATCCACACGTTCCAATGCTTAAGAGTTTTGTGGAACATCTGAAACGGAAAAAATTTAGTGTTTGTGCTGTTTACTTGATTCTCAGGTTTGTGGTAGTTTTCTGAaagcatattttcttttaagcttTTGGAATTCTCGTATTTCTTTAGGCTTCCAGCTGTTGTTGACAGGTGATTTTAAATTGTTTCCAGTTCATGACAGATGTGACCAAATTTATAAGTGGATGCATGGCATGCCTTTCTGCAATGGTTCAACTTGAACTACCTCATGTTAATATCCTCTCAAAGATGGACCTTGTGACTAACAAGAAAGATCTTGATGAGTAATCACTGTCACTAAATTTTCTTTCCCAAATTTGTTGATATTTTCGTTCATTCAAGTTTTAATATACTTTTGCTCTTAGTTTTTTGGATCCAGAGCCCACCCTTTTACTGTCTGAATTGAATCAATGGATGGGTCCTCTATGCAAAGCTGAATAAAGCTTTGACTGAATTGGTAGTTCATCTATGATTTTATGGAAGTTATGCCATTTTCCTCCTTTCCcaataatattataagttaATATAATGTGTACATGTTGGTTTTCAATGTTAAACCGTTTATTAATGTCTGGGTTATATACCATGTCATGTTATATTTTCACAATTTGACAGCAATTTACACTTCCATCATATGCGTGCTGGGTTTGTGTAGAATGTTGGACTACTACCCAGGAACATAGAACATAGATAGCTATATTATTAGATTTGCTATAGACTGAAGTATAGTGGATTTTTGTTTACAACAATTTCTAAATCTAAATAAACAATTGAGTTtatcattatttcttttttgtaaaaGTAATACTTGGGTGATGTTAAGCAACCATGAATTGTCATTGAATTTCTGGGCAAGATTATTGGGCTGATGTTCCtcttttaaatatcatattttgtCTGAGTGCAACCATACTCATGAGGTTCAGATAGGCCACCTGTTTTAtcatttaaatgtattttatttccaaatatgAGACCAGTCTTCTAAACTAACCCAATTTTGCTATGTTTCTGGTAACTGTACACTTATTAATCATctcttcaaaataaataaatatatatatatatatatatatatatatatatatatatatatatatatatatatatatatatatatatatatatatatatatatatatatatatatatatatatatatatatgaaattttcgCTTACGTTGGGATCAatcttcaaaaataattaagggAATTGGTTCTGCTTAACCCATTACCATATATCTTCATGGGACAATCAGTCCCTATTGAACTGTCACAgcactttgtttttattctatcaCCTTTTTTAACGATTTCCTCTTTCTGAACAGGTTAATAA
Above is a genomic segment from Vigna radiata var. radiata cultivar VC1973A chromosome 10, Vradiata_ver6, whole genome shotgun sequence containing:
- the LOC106775100 gene encoding signal peptidase complex subunit 3B — translated: MHSFGYRANALLTFAITILALMCAMASLSDNFNTPTPSAQVQVLNINWFQKQPNGNDEVSMTLNISADLQSLFTWNTKQVFVFLAAEYETPKHSLNQISLWDGIIPSKEHAKFWIHTSNKYRFIDQGSNLRGKEYNLTMHWHVMPKTGKMSADKIVMSGYRLPAEYR
- the LOC106775812 gene encoding putative pentatricopeptide repeat-containing protein At3g05240, with product MINQNFILSLLAKCKSISELKKLHGLIVTTPTIKCIVPLSKLIDFCVDSEFGDINYANLVFRQIDTPSVYIWNSMIRGFVNSHNPRMSMLVYRQMIEDGYSPNHFTFPFALKACCLIADQDCGKCIHSCIVKSGFEDNAYVATGLLQMYASCADMKSGLQVFDNIPKSNVVAWTCLIAGFVNNNQPCEALKVFEDMSHWGVEPNEITMVNALVACALSRDVDSGRRIHQRIRKAGYDPFVSTPNSNIILATAILDMYAKCGCLKIARELFNKMPKRNIVAWNSMINAYNQYERHQEALDLFFDMWTCGFYPDKATFLSVLSVCAHLCALALGQAVHAYLLKTNIIATDIALDTALLDMYAKTGELGGAQKIFSSLQHKDVVIWTSMINGLAMHGRGNEALSMFQIMQKDSSLVPDHITYLGVLFACSHVGLVKEAQKHFRQMTEMYGIVPEREHYVCMVDLLSRAGHFIEAERLLGTMPVKPNTAIWGALLNGCQIHENLSVANQVKPQLTGREPGQSGVHVLLSNIYATAGMWEEVNVTRKVMKHRRITKTIGHSSLEII